The genomic DNA ACGCACGTGTCGGAGCGTGAGCGGCAGGCGTTCGCACGGCTCTCGAGCGCGGGATTCGTCGATGCGTATCGATTGCATCATCCGGAACCAGGGCGGTACACGTGGTGGGACTACCGCGCCGGCAGTTTTTATAAAAATTTCGGCATGCGCATCGACCATCTATTGGTGACAACCTCATTAACACACCGTGTCGTCTGGGCAGAAATCGATCGTGAGGCACGGAAGGGAAAACCTGTACCCTCGGACCACGCACCGCTGGTCATCGACATCGACAGCCCCGGCCATCCGTTCGATTCCGGCTGGACGTCAGCGGAGTCGCGCATCGCGGCGCGCCTGCGGAAGCAGTGATGAGCCAGGGCTGTGAGTTCCATCAGTAACCTTCACATGGCCTTCGATGTTTGATTGCAAGACCCTTTACCTTTTGGTCATCGGGCGGAAGTGAGCTATGGCGGAAAGACTGACAGAAGCCCAATGTTGGGCTCTGTTCGAGCACCTGTTTCCAAATGGCCTCGACGATCACGCCTTAGTCGAAGAACTGGCGCCCGAGGGGTGGGATCGGTCTCCTTTGCTGCACGTCTCCCATCCTACCGCGGAGCAGGTCTATGAGGAAACGATGAAGATCCGTGAGAATTTCAGAAACCTTCTCAAGAGGGACCCCGTAACGCCCGAAGCGGAACCGCCACTCACCCTGGATGCAGTCAGCCGCGAGATGATCTACCGGGCACCAAATCTCGTGGAAGAATGCGCGGACTTACTAGTGTGGTGTCTCTCAAATAGCTATACAGTCAGCACCTGCCTGGCTCGGTGAATCTTGCGGAGGATCTCTTCCCCCTTGGCTTTCCAGACGTAGCGCGTTGGTTGTGCATTTCGTTCGGCTAGGTACGCCAGAATCTGGTCGCCGAGTTCCTTGACGTGCTTAAAGCTCCCCTCTCGCACGACGTCGACGGTGAGGTCTCGGAAAAAGCGTTCGACCAGGTTCATCCACGACGCCGATGTCGGCGTGAAGTGCATATGAAACCTCTTGTGCTTGGCCAACCACTTTTGGACGTCCGCATGCTTGTGCGTAGCGTAGTTGTCGGCAATCAGATGCAGCTCTAACCCCGCGGGCGTTTCGCGATCGATCCGTTTGAGAAACTTCAGCCATTCCTGATGGCGGTGTTTCTCTGCGAGCATCGACACGATCTTGCCTTCCAGATAATTGAGCGCGGCAAACAGAGTCACCGTGCCGTGCCGGATATAGTCATGGGTGGCTGTCTTGATGTGCCCCACTCCCAGTGGTAAGCCAGGCTGGGTGCGCTCGATCGCCTGGCACTGACTTTTCTCGTCGCAGCAGAGCACCAGCGCCTTGTCAGGAGGATCCAAGTACAGCCGATCACATCCCAGAACTTTTCTTCGAATCGCGGATCGGTGGAGATCTTGAATGTTCTCGTCACGTGCGGCTTGATGTCGTTCTTTGACCAGAGGCGTTGGACCGTGCTCTTGGAGACCTTGTGGGCCTTGGCCATCGACCGACAACTCCATCGCGTGCGATTTGGTGGCGGTTGCACGGCCCCTGTCAGAATCGACTCGGTCACGCCGTGGGTGAGAATTGGCTTACGGCCACGGCCCGGTGTATCGGTTAACCCCTCCAGTCCCTTCTCGGCGAACCGTTGCCGCCACAACCGCACCGTGTGTCTGTTGATCCGCAACTGCTCAGCCACCGCCAGATCCGACCCGCCCGCGGCTGTCAGGAGGATGATCCGCGCCCGCAGGACATCCCGTTGCGCGGCCTTTCCCATCCGACTCATTCGCCCCAGCGTGGCCCGGTCCGTCTCGCTCAACACCACAGCCTTGGATCTCATAGCCCGGCAGTACATCCCCATCAGCCCATAATGTCTATCCATTTATGGGACACTAGACTAGGATGCTGCCTGTGGGATGTTTTCGCCGACAACCATGACGTCATCACTGCCGAAGGAGCACTTGTCGACTTAGGCTCATTTCGCGCCGCCGCCGGCTTCATCGCAGACTTCCGTTACCGTCGCAACCGCACCCAAGAAGGCTTCGGAAGTCTCGGCGATTACATCGAATTCTATATGGGCACTACGATGATCCGACATCGTGCAGACCTGACACCCATATATGAGCTGATTTTCCGGCGTATGCGCGAAATCGGACTCAGCTGGCGGTATGCGCAGCCGCGTCTATATGCAATCGATCTCAGCTCCTT from Nitrospira sp. includes the following:
- a CDS encoding Mobile element protein codes for the protein MTLFAALNYLEGKIVSMLAEKHRHQEWLKFLKRIDRETPAGLELHLIADNYATHKHADVQKWLAKHKRFHMHFTPTSASWMNLVERFFRDLTVDVVREGSFKHVKELGDQILAYLAERNAQPTRYVWKAKGEEILRKIHRARQVLTV
- a CDS encoding Mobile element protein, encoding MVLSETDRATLGRMSRMGKAAQRDVLRARIILLTAAGGSDLAVAEQLRINRHTVRLWRQRFAEKGLEGLTDTPGRGRKPILTHGVTESILTGAVQPPPNRTRWSCRSMAKAHKVSKSTVQRLWSKNDIKPHVTRTFKISTDPRFEEKFWDVIGCTWILLTRRWCSAATRKVSARRSSAPSLAYHWEWGTSRQPPMTISGTAR